The region CCGTTGGGGTGACCTCGGTCCGCAATTAGCCCCGCGTGACCCAGCTTTCTCTACCTTTGTGAAAGGCAAGAGTGAGTTGCTGCCCATTCCGCAGCTTGACCGGGATCTGAACCCGAATCTGGTGCAAAACCCGAATTACTGATGGTTTAGACACAGAGATGCACAGAGGAGCACAGAGATACGCAGAGGAAAAATAAATCTCAGCGCATCTCCGTGCTCCTCTGTGCATCTCTGTGTCACTCTACGGTCTGGCGTACCAGTGGCTATGTTTATTCGGGCGTAATTCGTAAAAGGGCATCCGGGCTGTTGGTCAGCACGTACAGGGCACCGTCGGGACCGATCTTCAAGTCCCGTACCCGGCCATAGCCTTTCAGAAGCACCTCCTGTTCCGTCACCTTATCGTCCCTGACCACCAGTCGGCGGATTTCTTCAAACTTGAGCGCGGTTACCAGCAAGTTATTCTGCCAGCGCGGAAAGCGGTTACCGGTCACAAATTCAATGGCACTGACGGCGATGGAAGGCGTCCAGTAGGTAATAGGCTGTTCCATTCCCTCCCGTTGGGTTTCGGTGGTGATAATGCTACCGTTGTAGTCGATACCATAAGTAATCACCGGCCATCCGTAATTAGCGCCCTTTTTTAGAATATTCAGTTCGTCGCCCCCCTGCGGCCCGTGTTCACTCGCGTAGATGACGCCGGTCTGCGGGTGTTGGGCGAGGCCCTGTGCATTGCGGTTGCCCCAGCTGTAAATGGCCTGTAAGTAGTTCGCTTTGCCATACAGCGGATTATCTTTCGGAATAGACCCGTCGGGATTAATTCGATAAATCTTGCCGGACGGTCTCGACAAAATCTGGGAATCGCCGGCGCGATTCATATCCCCGATGGTAAAAAAGAGGTGCCCCTGTTTGTCGAACAGAAAACGGCACCCCCAACGCGTACCGCCGGTCACCAGCAGCGAGTCGGGGACCTGAAACAAGGTCTGTTCGTCCACCCATTGATGTTCACGGACCTTTCCCCGGACGATCTTTGTCATGCCCGGCGTCTTCTTGTCCGGGCTATTTTGCGGGTTATAACTAAATCCAATGTAAATCCAGCCATTGGTTTTGTACTCGGGATCGAGCGCCAGATCCATCATCCCACCAACAAGGTCTGTGCCGTACGTCTTGGGTAGACCGGTAATTTTCTGATTGTCGAGTTTACCATTGACCAACGAAAAGAGCTCCCCGTTCTTGCCGGTAACAAGCGCATGGTTAGCATCGATAAACTCGATACCCCAGGGGTTGGTCAACCCCTCCGTCACCAGTTTTTCAATCCTGAGCTTGTAGAGCTTTGTATCGACGCGAAGGGGTAAGTCGGTCTTTTTGACCAGCTCCGGCGAAGTTTGGGCATTCAGGATAAAATCAGTGACGGCCTCGATCTCTTTAGCCGAAAGAACGCCTTCAAACTTAATCATCTCGGTCGATGGAACGCCATTCCGGATGGTTTTGAGCAATGAGTTGCGGTCGCCCCCGTGTTTCCATTCCTTTTTAATGAGGGCGGGCCCTGCGCTGCCTTGCAATTGGGCCCCATGACATCCGGCACAGTAGTTTTTGTAAACGATCTGCCCGTTCTGCGCCATTGACTGAAAAGAGATGGACACAGCTAAAACAAAAATGAACAGTAACGTTCCAAAGGCCGTAAAGGCCGATAACGAGGTACGCATTAGTCTACGGGTTAAGGTCTTCTTAGTAGCAAGTTACATGTTTTTTATAGAGGGCATAGGGTGCGGATATGTAAGAAAGACGTCTGTTCGTCAAAAACTACGCAGGTGTTACGCCCACTGCGTTTCGGCATTCGCCCATTTACCCGGATTGTAAGGGAGGTAGCTCAGACAAGCGAAGAAGTAATGCTAACGTAAACGTATCTTTGGTGTCAGTAATAGCTTACCTCAACGATGAAAAATTATCTGTTTATACTGCTGGCGCTGGTGATCGCCTGCCAGTCGGCTGACAAGCCAAACCCCACGCCTACCCCACCCGTCACGTCGGTCGACACGGTCGGCAAGTTCCAGAATCCGTTGCTCACCGCAGCTCCCGACCCCTGGGTGACGTATAAAGATGGCTTCTATTACGTGATGCACACCACCGGAAACGATCTGCGCATCTATAAAACAGCCGCCATGAGTCGTCTGGGTTCGGCACGTCCGGTAACCGTCTGGACACCGCCCACCACCGGCCCCAACTCCCGCGACATCTGGGCACCGGAACTCCACTTCGTCAACGGCAAATGGTACATCTACTACGCTGCCGACAACAACGGCAACGACGCGACCCACCGCATGTTTGTGCTAGAAAACGAATCCGCCGACCCGACACAGGGAACGTGGGTCGACCGGGGGCAGCTCAATTTACCCGAAAACCGATGGGCAATTGACGGTACACTACTTCAGCAAAATGGTCAGTTGTATTTCGCCTGGTCGGGTTGGCAAACGGATCAGGGCGGTTCACAGCACATTTACATGGCCAAACTATCGAATCCGTACACCGTCGAAAGTACGGCTCGAATTCGCCTGTCATCGCCTGATTATGCCTGGGAGAAAAACGGTTTTGGCGTGAATGAAGGCCCCGAGTTTCTGGTGCATAACAACAAAGTCTTTCTGATTTATTCGGCCAGCTTCTGCGGAACGGATCTGTACGCACTGGGCCAGCTCTCCGCCGATACCAGCGCAGATTTGCTCAACCCGGCATCCTGGACGAAATCAGCTACGCCAGTTTTTGGTCCCAACGGCGGCAACGGCACCTTTGGCGTGGGTCACAACAGTTTTTTCACTACCCCCGACGGAAAGGAAAACTGGCTCGTTTACCACGCTAATGCCGCTTCAGGACAGGGCTGTGGCAATAACCGCTCCATCCGCATGCAGCCTTTTACGTGGAAAGCCGACGGGTCGCCCGATTTTGGCAGTGCAGCTCCAATAGCGCAATGGATTAAGCGGCCTGGTGGCGAGTGAACTGGAACACGTTAACTTATTAATAGCCTGCTACCATAACAAAAGCCACATACATCAAAAGCCCCAATACAGCTCAATAATCTGTTTTAACTATCCTATTAAGACTGCCCGGAACGGAGCAAATGAGTTAATCAATACACGAAACGCTATTAATAAAGGTCATAACTACCCAATACATCGAGCATTTACGCTCGACATAGCATTATTACCTAAATTGGTAATGAATACACTTGTTATAACCTGTTTTAATTTTAGCGAATACATGAAAAATAGTCTATCAAATAAACCAGTGACACCCAATGCATTTTTTGCGCCTAATTTACCTGGTTTATTTACGCTTAAAGGTTCCATCCAAGAGGAAGAGACCGGCTCAAATTTAACAATTTCCTGGATCAGTGAATCGGCGGGTAATTTATTGAAAATGGCTGGAACAGAGTGGCACATGGGTGACTCTTTCAAACAAAGGCTACTAGAGTTTAGTAATGTTGATATCGCCCCCATTTTCAGCGACTTTTCAAAAAAAGGAGAGGGCTTTTATCATCTTGCTCTGGAATCTGGTTACTCAATTGGACTTAATTTGAGTCAATCACCCATTGGCATCATTGGCCAGGTACACTATCCTGTCAATCAACAGGAAAAAAATTTCGATAGAAATCAAAACGTAGCCCTTAGTATACGCTTAAATAAGGTGGAGAACCAGTTACAGTATACAAAGCTGCTATTAGAACAAGTAACCCAGTTGGCAGGTCTGGATAACTGGAAATTTGATTCACAACAGGATCGATATATCATTAACACTGAAAGCAGTTTATCTTCCGTCGAAAGCCTGCCTGCTTCAATCAGAAATAAAGATGATTTAACCTTCCATATGCTTAGTGCTGCAAACGATAGAACAGATACCGTTATCGCAGAAAAAACTACACAGGAAAGTAAGCTTATCTATCAAAGTCTAGCTGATAAGTTTAAGCAAGTAGTTTTTCAAATCGATTTACAGGGAAACTGGAGTTTTTTAAATGAAGCCTGGGAAAGAATTTCAGGTTTCACAAGGGCAGAAACTCTGGGACGACCATTTTCAGACTTTATGCATACAGAAAATGGGCAACTGATTTCCCATGTATTCTCAGAAAATTTTCACGCTAAGGCAGGATTTGATCGAATAACTGTAGACTGTCTGAAAAAAGATGGCGGCACATGCTCGGTTGAACTATCCGTTTGGCTTGATCGGAACCATGATGGTACTATTACTGGCTACACAGGAACGATCATTTATATAGCAGAACAACCAAAACTTCATCAGTCTATTTTCGATGGACAAACATTGTTAAAAGAGATTGCGGAAAATATCAATAGCATTGTATGGATCAGAGATCCGAAAGAACTTAAATTCTTGTACATAAACTCTTACTTTGAAAAATTTACTGGTTATAAAATTGATCAACTGAGAACCGATTCAAATTCCATTTTTAAGTTTATTCATCCTGATGATCAACCCTTTTTGATGCAACTTTATGAAATGCCCACTAAAAAAAACCTGGCTATTGAATTCAGAATTAAACTAGCAGACCAGACTTATCGCTGGTTAGAGGCTAAACTACTTACGTTGGCAGACACCGAGGGTACTATTATTCACCGCATGGGCATTGCTACAGACATTACAGAGGAGAAAAAAAAAGTAGAGTCCCTGCAATTAGCTTTAGAACAGGAAAAGGAAATAAATAAACTTAAAAGTATGTTCGTGTCAATGGTTTCGCATCAATTCAAAACTCCTTTGAGCACGATGCAAACCAGTGTTGACTTAATAAATAATTACTTACAGGTACCCTCCGATAAATCATCATCATCAATCCATCGTCACCTTAACATTATTCAAAATGAAATTAAGAAATACAACAATCTCATCAACGATATGTTGATTTTGGGAAAAGTAGAAGCTGGCAAAGTAAAGGTAAATCTCGAACAAATTGACTTAGTTGAATTTTGCAAAAAAATCATCAACGCTTATTTTGTCGATAACCTGCAAGGCAGAAAAGTAGAATTAAATCACGAGAAGCCTAGCATGTTTATTTTTTTAGATGTATCTCTCATGGAGCATGTTTTAGTAAACTTACTATCCAACGCCTTAAAGTTTTCACAAAAGAATCCAAAAATCATGCTGGAGCTACTTGAAAATGAAATAGTTATTAAGGTCGTAGATGAAGGAATTGGTATCTCCAAAAATGACGTCTCTTACCTATTTGAAGATTTTTATCGGGCAAGCAATACGTCAGCCGTACCGGGCTCTGGCCTTGGACTATCAATTGCTAAAAAGTTTGTCGAGTTACAGCAAGGCACAATACATGTTGAAAGCCAGTTAGGTTTGGGCTCCACATTCAGGGTAGCCTTACCAAGAAATAGATCCACCAATTGATCGGGAAAGAAGCATGGGCAACAATCCATTGGGTTAAGCTTGCCAGTGTAACATAAAATGTGCTTTATCCTGAGTCTGTGTCCGCACAGACTCAGGATAAAGCACACCGCGACGCCGGACCGGTTCGCGCATCATTTTACCATTAAGCCACGCTTTCCGTCACCCGAACCGTAACTTCATTCCGAAATCGTCGCTGGAAATAAATAAACGAACCAATCACCAACACCCCGTACACTATTGACAGAATGTACGCGCCATCCATGAAGAATTCCCGATAGCTAATGTCGGCATGGCCGAAGTTCTTGTACAGCAACACCCCAACGCTGCCCAGATACCCGTACCAGTCGGCCAGGGTTACCATGAAACCGACTGTGCTCACGTACCGGAAAGACGCAATCAGCCGCTCGAAGTAAAGACCATTGCAGGGGACATACGCCATATACAACCCCAGGCCCGTTAGCAGAAACCAGTTTCCGGCGGAGAGTGCCCCTGTCGAGTACGCATAAGTACTTAGACCAACCAGAGCGCCCCCTAGTAGCATCAGACCGTTGAGCAGGGCAAAAGCCTGGAAATTCTGGGTTACGCGTTGAAGCAACGCCATAACGATCAGGATACCCACGGCCACCAGCGTTTCGGTCTTGGCGAAAATGCCGGGATTTTCTACACCCGCGTCTTTCAGGATTTCAGGGCCGAAGTTGTCACGAAAGTCACGGAAGGCCGAAAGGAGCACATAGGAAGCAATCAGTAAGATCAAACCCGGCCGGAAGTTGCGCACGAACGCCCGGCGTTCGGCACCGTCCATAGGCTTGCGCTCGGTGCGAAGGGCCCGATCTTCGTCGGTGGGGGGCGGCAGTAAAGTTAGGGCGTATACCGAAATCAGCATGGGAACTACAAACAGCATACCCGTCACGAAGGGTAGCCAAAACTCCGACACGCCCCAATCGGCCCGGATGGTTAGGGCTACCGTTTTCACGAATCCCGACGCGAAAATAAACGAAGCTGTCAGCCCGGCCACCAGTCCGTCCGTTTGCCGCCGACCTTCCAGAAAACCGATCATAGTGCCGTAGACCATGCCTAACGGTAATCCATTCAGGAACAGAAAGATAATGTTATAGGGGGCTGGAACCAGCGCAAAGCCAAGGAGAGCCAGCAAAGCAAACCCCACAAAAAACAGCAAACTAATGGCCCGACGGCCCGGCGACATTTCGGCCACGACCTTCACCCCGATACCTTTCGACACGGCATAGCCAAACACCTGCGCCGTAACGAGCCAGATTTTGTAGCTGATCCCCGCAAAAGCCATCCCCTCGAAGGTGACCGCCGTAATACCTTTTCGGAAAGCATACATGCAGGCATACGTGCAAAAGGCGGCTGTAGCGCCAAAGAGCATGAAGGCCGTCGGGTTACGTAGAAAAGCGGGGGATTTCACAAATAGCTCGCGTTAATGTTGATGATGAAGGACTTTTGCTGGCACTACATCAGATTCACAAGAACGCAAGATAAACAAAATCGGCCTTGTTGAACAAAGTAGTACCGACCGTCCCGGTCGGGAGTGACACCAGTAACGTCATATACAACCGACCGGGACGGTCGGCACTACAAACCCATCAACGGTCGGTACTACATCAATACTCGCCGTTCTGCTGGCGGTAATGTTCAGCACGCTGGTCGGCGCGGTCGTCCATTTCGGGGCCTTTCTGAATTTTACGCCAGTCAAACACTTTTTTGTAAGGCTTCATAGCCGCCTGTGGGTCAAATACGCGGCCATCGGGAAGTACCACCTCATAAGGCCGATAGTCGGGTTTATCGGTAAAGAAATCCTGTAACAGCGAGGCCGTCTGGTCGTACTGGTTCACATATGGCACACCAAGGATGTTGTACATCGTTTTCAGAACCGATCCAAAATTGGCGTGCGTGTGCGAGACATAATTTCGCTTCACATACGGACCCGCCATCAACAGTACCGAGCGGTGGGCATCAATGTGGTCGACGCCCCCCTGCGGGTCATCTTCGGTGATGATGACGAGCATATTTTTCCAGTATTTGGTGCGCGATAGAAAGTGCAGCACCCGCCCAACCGCCAGGTCGTTATCGGCCATGTAGGAATGCAGGTACGGATAAGCGAAATCAGGACGCGGACCGGCACCGTGGTCGTTCGGTATCTGCATGGTCACGAATTGGGGCATTTTCTCTTTCCCCTTTATCCACTTCGCCGTAAACTCCCGCTCAAACTGCTCCATCCGGTACTGGTCGGGCACGTTGGTGTTGTACCCGGCAAAATCGCGTGAGGTGTGCGGATACACGGCTTTCGGCATCGGAAACACCACCGACTGGGCTGCGCCGAACTGCGTGGTTGTCCACTCTTCTATATTTCCGGCAAATTCATTCACCTGCCCGAAATTATACATTGAGATTTTGTTGCGCTCGAAAGCCTCCCAGAGTCCGCCGATTTCATTGTAATCTTCGGGGTCAATGGCACCAGAGGCTTTGGGAAACCGCCGACCGGGCGCTTTGGAATCCATATCGAACCGCCCTTCCGAAGCGGCATTGGCTTCTACCCATTCGTTGGGAATGGTGCCCAGCATCCAATGGTGCCCATGAATACTGGCGTCCGAATCGCAGTAGAAATTATCGGAAAAGGCAAACTGCCGGGCTACGCGCAGGTGATTGGGCATAATATCGGCACCCGTCACGCGGACACTATCAATGGGTTTGTCGGTGGTGCGCCCGCTGGTGCCCCGGCTGGTCGAGACGCGGGTTTTGATGGTGACGCCTTCGCCAAAGCGGGCCAGTGTCGAATCGCCGTCTCCTGTCTTCAACTGGCCGAATACCTCGTCGTAGGTGCGATTTTCTTTAGTGATGTACACGATGTGTTTTATGGGCGACTGGCGGGTTTTAGGCAGTACGGGCAGCGGGTTGCGGCCATCGTCGGTGAGGGTGACGGTCTCGTAGGTATTGGCCAGCACCTGCTTGGTATAAGTTACTAACTGAGCCGCATCCGGTACCGGAACGGCCTGAAAGGTACCTAATTGAATATCGCCGATGTACGTTCCCTGCGGTGGTTTTACGAAGGTAGCACCCCCGTTCGGTCCGGCTCCGTGGCCCCTCGCCGACACAACATAGACGGTCTTTTCATCGGGCGACAACGCCACCCGCGTCGGCCCCCAGCCGGTCGGAATGAGCCCCGTGACTTTGCGCGTGGAGACATCCACAACGGCCACCGCGTTGAGAGCCAGCAAAGCGACGTACAGGGTCTTCTGATCTTTCGTCAGCGCCATGCCAAAGGGCATCAGGCCCCGGTAGCGGTCCAGTTTCGGGTCGACCTTCAGGGAAATCGTACCAACTAGCCGTTTGGCGGTTCGGCTGGCGGGTTTATAATCCAGAATAGAAATATTGTCGTTGGTAGCATTGGAGACGTAGGCATACCGGCTACCCACCACGACTGAATTCGGCGACGACCCGCCCACCACTTCGGCTTCTTCGATCATTTCACCGATCTGCACACCCGTCTTGGCTTTGTAAACAACCTTGTTTGTGCTGAGGTCCACTGTCCAGACGCTCATGGCTTCATCGGCCAGGGGGCTGCCCAGCCCCGGAATCCGGCGACCTTCTACCTCCACCCCTTCCGCCGACTCTTTGGTATGAGCCGCGTAAGGCGGAAATTTGAGCGCCATTGTGTCTTTATTGGTCTTCGTTACGCCCGGCACTTTTGGGTAGGCATACAAGCCAACGTTAGCAACGAAAGCTAATTTTCGGTCGGGGCTGATGGCGAGGCCGAAGGGTTGCCGACCCGTTGGGATAGACGTCCTAATGCGCTTGGTAGCCAGATCAATGCGTACCATTCGGAAATTAGCCCGGTCGAGGACCAGCAGCTCGTTGCCGTTGAGGAGCAGATCAGAGGTAAAGCTATCGGTATAGCCGTCGCCGTCGAGACTAATGCTGTCGATTGTTCTTAGTTGCTCGGTATCGAAGACGAGGACCCGCCCTTTGTCGCCGTTACTGAGATAGGCAGTCCGATTGTCGGGTGCGAAGGCCACGCCCAGAAACGAGCCCGCTTTTAGAGCAGGCGGAATTTTACCGGCATAATCGGGAATACGGGTGGCCTGTAAACTAGCTAAGTTAAAAACAGTTAGTACACCATCGTGCAGGGAAACGGCTTTCTGCCCGTTGGGAGCGATAGCCAGCCCAAATGGGTCATTGGAGATGCGAAGTGTTTGCCCCGCCGGAGTTACGTATCGGCCACTGGGCAGCACCGATTTTCCGTTGACGTCTATTTTACAAAACTCAGCCCTGCCCGGCACCTGTAAGGTGGTATAGGTTTTAGCCTTAGCTGGTACGGCCGTGGAGCGGACGGGTTGAGCCGAAGCATAAACAGATGCCAAAAGAAGTGTAAAAACGGAAAGGTACTTCATAGCAGGGCTAGTGAAAAGGTGGGTAAAGGAAAAGTTTATCAAGCCACTGAAGCGGTTGACGATTCTGTATAACGGACGGGGCCTCCCAACGTACCATCTAATCGACCCGATTAGCATTACGCTCAACGATGGCCATGTAATAGTCGATACCGGGCGTTGGCAGACCGGGTATTTTGGCCTGTTCATCCCAGGTACGCATTAGCAGAATTCCTTTAAAATAAGGATTCGTTTCAAACAGCATGGCTTCGGCGGCTGTCATCGGCCCACCCTGAAACTCCAGCGTTTTCAAGCTCGCTTCCGACAGGCGGGCAAAGTAAGCCGGGTTTTTATAGACCAGATACCGCTTGGCGTTTACGTGATTTTCAATCAGCTGCGCCACTTTTTCTGAAAACCCCCGCTCCCGCAGATAATCGGCACCGAGTCGTTCGTGGTCCACCGTTCCGTAACCGTCCATGTATCCCCCGGCCAGATCGGGTGGCAACAGGTGACCAATGTCGTGCAGGAAAGCAGCTACAATGGTATCGTCATCAGCACCCGCTTCCTCAGCGAGTTGAGCGCATTGGAGCGCGTGTTCGAGTTGAGTGATCGGCTCGCCGAAGTAGGCGTCGTCACCGCCCTGGGCAAAGAGGTTGGCAATGGTTTCCATGCGTAGTGCCGGGCGTCCCGCCCGGAAGAATAATTAACGAATAAGTTTTTATGGACAGCCGGTTCACTTAACGGCCGGGCGGGACGCCCGGTACTACATATAGGACAAATATGTCCGTTCTACACTTCCGTCGTCGTATAAATCAAAGAGGGCGTAGCCGGCTTTCGTTTGCTGGTAGACGTCGCTCTTCCACCAGTTTCCGCTAACGGCTCCGTTGCAAAGGTACGCAACGCCGTTATACTCAACCCGATCCAGCAGGTGCATGTGTCCGCTTAAGGCGGCTTTTACATTAGGGTATTGATAGAAAAGTTTCAGCAGGTCGGGTGTATTGGCCAGAATAGTACCCGCCGAAATGGTCCAGTTTCCATCCTTTACATTGGTATCACTGAAAAACCCCGTTGGGCTGAAGATCGGAATGTGCGACAGGACCAGGATGGGTGTTTTTGGATTAGTTTTAGCCAGGTCGGCTTTCAGCCAGTCCATTTGTTCAGCGTCGATATTGCCAGTGTACCATTTGCCGTCGGGTTTGGGCTGTACACTATCGAGGACGATAAAATGCCAGCCATTCCGGTCGAAACTCCGGTAACGACCGCTAATTTTCATCTGGTCGATGGCCCATTTTTTACCGTAAAGCAGGTCATTCTTCGCGTTTTCGAAGCCCCAGATGTCGTGATTGCCAATACAATACTCGATGGGTAACGAGTTATCGGCCTTCACGAGCCCGTTCCAGGCATCCCACTGCTGCTGTACCTTCTGCCGGTCTTCGGCCAGCGCGTCCATGATCACATCGCCCCCGTGCAGGATAAACGATGGTTTATCGGCCTGATTCTGTACATGGTGAAAACACTTGGCGATGCGTTCGACGGGTTTAGCGTCCGGCGTAATGTGCGTATCGCCCAGATAGGCAAACCGAACGGAGCGTTTACGGGCCAGATTGGGCGCAATCGCGGCTTCGGCACCCAGTGTCGGCAATAAAGCGGCTGATTTAAGGAGGGTTCTGCGGTTCATAATGTACACATTGTTACGTTTTGACACAGAGATACACAAAGCGTAAAAGAGATGAAAGGAAAACTCCGTGGATCTCTTTTACGCTTTGTGTATCTCTGTGTCAAAACAACTCGCTTATTACTGCAACAACCACATACTGGCGTTAATATCATCATTACCGCCATACTGGCTGGTCAGGGCCGCTTTCAGATTGTCGCCGTTGGTGGTCCGCTCGCTTTGCGGATACAGCCAGCGTTTCGGAATCCGTCCGCTATTGCTGGTACCTACGCCCGTCAGGAAGGTAGGTACGCCCGTCCGGCGCTGGTTGTAAAACGCTTCCAGACCCGAATTCTGGAAGAACGCGATGTATTTCTGGGTCAGAATCTGGGTCAGACCCGTGGCGTTATTACCCGCATATTTTACCGATGCCTGCGCCAGGTAGTCAGCAAGGCTTACGTTAACCGTATAGTTATCGAAGTTGAAGATACCCCCATCCCGCGAGAACGTTACGGTATTAGCGCCGTCTTTCAGACCATAAAATTCCATCGACGCAGCAATGCCTTTCTGGTAATAGCTGGCGGCATCGCCCGAAGCCCACCCCCGGTTGATACCTTCGGCGATGTTGAACATCAGTTCAGGATAACCAATGATGAACACGGGCTCACCCAGATAGGACGTGTAATAATGCTTCCGGTTCTGGAACGAGTACTCTCCTTTCAGCACTTTGGTCGCCATATCCTGCAAATCTTCGCCCGACGAAGCGCCCACAAAAGCAGCAAAGTCGGTTGGTTGCAGACCCGCCTTCAACTTAGCTGATGCCGGTTCAGCAACCACGAAAAGGCGTGGATCTTTCCGTTCTACCAGTAAATCGACGTAGGTTTTGGCCATATTTTCGCGGGTAGCGTTCTGGCCAAAGTTATCCTGGTTGCGTGGGTATTTGCTTTGTGTGCTATTGTGAATAAACTGCAGGTTAT is a window of Spirosoma linguale DSM 74 DNA encoding:
- a CDS encoding conserved hypothetical protein (KEGG: scl:sce5232 hypothetical protein) gives rise to the protein MKSPAFLRNPTAFMLFGATAAFCTYACMYAFRKGITAVTFEGMAFAGISYKIWLVTAQVFGYAVSKGIGVKVVAEMSPGRRAISLLFFVGFALLALLGFALVPAPYNIIFLFLNGLPLGMVYGTMIGFLEGRRQTDGLVAGLTASFIFASGFVKTVALTIRADWGVSEFWLPFVTGMLFVVPMLISVYALTLLPPPTDEDRALRTERKPMDGAERRAFVRNFRPGLILLIASYVLLSAFRDFRDNFGPEILKDAGVENPGIFAKTETLVAVGILIVMALLQRVTQNFQAFALLNGLMLLGGALVGLSTYAYSTGALSAGNWFLLTGLGLYMAYVPCNGLYFERLIASFRYVSTVGFMVTLADWYGYLGSVGVLLYKNFGHADISYREFFMDGAYILSIVYGVLVIGSFIYFQRRFRNEVTVRVTESVA
- a CDS encoding Alpha-N-arabinofuranosidase (PFAM: glycoside hydrolase family 43~KEGG: cja:CJA_0819 alpha-L-arabinfuranosidase, putative, abf43M); translation: MKNYLFILLALVIACQSADKPNPTPTPPVTSVDTVGKFQNPLLTAAPDPWVTYKDGFYYVMHTTGNDLRIYKTAAMSRLGSARPVTVWTPPTTGPNSRDIWAPELHFVNGKWYIYYAADNNGNDATHRMFVLENESADPTQGTWVDRGQLNLPENRWAIDGTLLQQNGQLYFAWSGWQTDQGGSQHIYMAKLSNPYTVESTARIRLSSPDYAWEKNGFGVNEGPEFLVHNNKVFLIYSASFCGTDLYALGQLSADTSADLLNPASWTKSATPVFGPNGGNGTFGVGHNSFFTTPDGKENWLVYHANAASGQGCGNNRSIRMQPFTWKADGSPDFGSAAPIAQWIKRPGGE
- a CDS encoding PAS/PAC sensor signal transduction histidine kinase (KEGG: gme:Gmet_1707 PAS/PAC sensor hybrid histidine kinase~TIGRFAM: PAS sensor protein~PFAM: ATP-binding region ATPase domain protein; PAS fold domain protein; PAS fold-3 domain protein; histidine kinase A domain protein~SMART: ATP-binding region ATPase domain protein; histidine kinase A domain protein; PAC repeat-containing protein; PAS domain containing protein), with protein sequence MNTLVITCFNFSEYMKNSLSNKPVTPNAFFAPNLPGLFTLKGSIQEEETGSNLTISWISESAGNLLKMAGTEWHMGDSFKQRLLEFSNVDIAPIFSDFSKKGEGFYHLALESGYSIGLNLSQSPIGIIGQVHYPVNQQEKNFDRNQNVALSIRLNKVENQLQYTKLLLEQVTQLAGLDNWKFDSQQDRYIINTESSLSSVESLPASIRNKDDLTFHMLSAANDRTDTVIAEKTTQESKLIYQSLADKFKQVVFQIDLQGNWSFLNEAWERISGFTRAETLGRPFSDFMHTENGQLISHVFSENFHAKAGFDRITVDCLKKDGGTCSVELSVWLDRNHDGTITGYTGTIIYIAEQPKLHQSIFDGQTLLKEIAENINSIVWIRDPKELKFLYINSYFEKFTGYKIDQLRTDSNSIFKFIHPDDQPFLMQLYEMPTKKNLAIEFRIKLADQTYRWLEAKLLTLADTEGTIIHRMGIATDITEEKKKVESLQLALEQEKEINKLKSMFVSMVSHQFKTPLSTMQTSVDLINNYLQVPSDKSSSSIHRHLNIIQNEIKKYNNLINDMLILGKVEAGKVKVNLEQIDLVEFCKKIINAYFVDNLQGRKVELNHEKPSMFIFLDVSLMEHVLVNLLSNALKFSQKNPKIMLELLENEIVIKVVDEGIGISKNDVSYLFEDFYRASNTSAVPGSGLGLSIAKKFVELQQGTIHVESQLGLGSTFRVALPRNRSTN
- a CDS encoding glucose sorbosone dehydrogenase (PFAM: glucose sorbosone dehydrogenase; cytochrome c class I~KEGG: sde:Sde_1897 secretion protein HlyD) gives rise to the protein MRTSLSAFTAFGTLLFIFVLAVSISFQSMAQNGQIVYKNYCAGCHGAQLQGSAGPALIKKEWKHGGDRNSLLKTIRNGVPSTEMIKFEGVLSAKEIEAVTDFILNAQTSPELVKKTDLPLRVDTKLYKLRIEKLVTEGLTNPWGIEFIDANHALVTGKNGELFSLVNGKLDNQKITGLPKTYGTDLVGGMMDLALDPEYKTNGWIYIGFSYNPQNSPDKKTPGMTKIVRGKVREHQWVDEQTLFQVPDSLLVTGGTRWGCRFLFDKQGHLFFTIGDMNRAGDSQILSRPSGKIYRINPDGSIPKDNPLYGKANYLQAIYSWGNRNAQGLAQHPQTGVIYASEHGPQGGDELNILKKGANYGWPVITYGIDYNGSIITTETQREGMEQPITYWTPSIAVSAIEFVTGNRFPRWQNNLLVTALKFEEIRRLVVRDDKVTEQEVLLKGYGRVRDLKIGPDGALYVLTNSPDALLRITPE